A portion of the Homalodisca vitripennis isolate AUS2020 chromosome 2, UT_GWSS_2.1, whole genome shotgun sequence genome contains these proteins:
- the LOC124355679 gene encoding calphotin-like, with the protein MLAEKGLTSPQPSPSLPSPLLSLLLPLSATGVEAPEIAVTEPAVDIATSLLILLLATSSALSAAVLPVAAPYAVAPFASSYNAHTVNHNIATPVAAAPYVAAPVAAPLAAAPYVAAPVAAAPYVAAPLSAAPYVASPYVSAPYVFTGGNPYLLK; encoded by the exons ATGTTAGCAGAGAAAGGGTTAACATCACCACAACCGTCTCCATCACTGCCATCGCCGCTGCTGTCACTACTGCTGCCATTATCTGCCACTGGTGTTGAGGCTCCGGAAATCGCTGTCACGGAGCCGGCTGTCGACATTGCG ACGTCTCTTCTGATCTTGCTTTTGGCAACTTCTTCCGCACTGTCAGCCGCCGTGCTCCCAGTGGCTGCTCCTTACGCCGTCGCTCCCTTCGCCTCCAGCTACAACGCTCACACTGTCAACCATAACATCGCTACTCCAGTCGCCGCTGCTCCCTATGTAGCCGCTCCAGTTGCCGCTCCCTTGGCCGCTGCTCCCTATGTAGCCGCTCCAGTGGCTGCTGCTCCTTACGTAGCTGCTCCCTTATCAGCAGCTCCCTACGTAGCTTCTCCATACGTCAGTGCTCCTTACGTATTCACCGGAGGCAACCCTTACCTTctgaaataa